One window of the Gambusia affinis linkage group LG13, SWU_Gaff_1.0, whole genome shotgun sequence genome contains the following:
- the LOC122842626 gene encoding kelch-like protein 10 — protein MSTASNNVWKEMFLEETLCDAVIRVRDAEFKVHRFVLCNPSAFFRDLFLSDQSSGQQVYSFPDLSQNTMELILEYAYTSSVVVTEDNVVELLAAADRFAVPGILQACCDFLQQTLCPKNCIKIWKLADHYKILDLKEVAYLYILQHFEEVVEFCADFQQLPVEELVELIRKNELNVRKETFVFEAILRWVKFAPEDRKGYMGTLFTHVRLLLIPIDYLVETMCKDNLVRNNLQCVNMVISAMKVLHGSNLEMSLTSTRLPSHVLLAIGGFEDNYPSDKIEMYNVRKDCWKTVYKNPAPFPEFSGCVYLKGNIYCVGGCHADHYLSSVIRFNLATQTWKEVGTMHKARCYVSVVVLNDQIYAMGGCNKYDTFKTAERFNPDTNQWTLIAPMHEHRADAGSATLHGKVYICGGFLMDDALSSCECYNPNTNQWTLITHMETARTAAGVIAYKDQLYVLGGYDGRRHVSEVAAYDPLTKCWCMLDPMIHPRSNFGTVVLEDQIYVVGGFTDDNDQLCSKVERYDGNTKTWQAVRDLDSPRGAVNCCVVERIPYAAAFVS, from the exons ATGAGCACTGCATCTAATAACGTGTGGAAGGAGATGTTTCTGGAGGAAACACTGTGCGATGCTGTGATCAGAGTCAGAGATGCAGAGTTTAAAGTTCACAGGTTTGTTCTCTGCAACCCCAGTGCTTTCTTCAG AGACCTTTTCCTCAGTGATCAATCATCTGGGCAGCAAGTCTACAGCTTCCCCGACCTGTCACAAAATACCATGGAGCTCATTCTCGAGTATGCCTACACCTCCTCTGTTGTGGTGACGGAGGATAATGTGGTAGAACTGTTGGCTGCAGCAGACCGCTTTGCTGTCCCTGGCATCCTTCAGGCCTGCTGCGACTTCCTGCAGCAAACACTCTGCCCTAAAAACTGTATCAAGATCTGGAAGCTAGCAGATCACTACAAGATTCTTGACCTGAAGGAAGTGGCCTACTTGTACATCCTGCAACACTTTGAGGAGGTGGTGGAGTTCTGTGCTGACTTCCAGCAGCTCCCTGTTGAGGAGCTAGTGGAACTCATCAGGAAGAATGAGCTGAATGTGAGAAAGGAGACTTTTGTGTTTGAGGCCATCCTCCGCTGGGTCAAGTTTGCTCCTGAGGATCGTAAGGGATACATGGGGACACTTTTCACTCAT GTTCGCCTACTCCTAATACCCATTGATTACTTAGTCGAAACTATGTGCAAAGATAATCTGGTTAGAAACAATTTACAATGTGTAAACATGGTAATCAGTGCGATGAAGGTCCTCCATGGGTCCAACTTGGAGATGTCCCTTACCTCCACCCGTCTACCTTCTCATGTGCTGTTGGCCATTGGGGGCTTTGAAGACAATTATCCTTCTGACAAAATTGAGATGTACAATGTTCGAAAAGACTGCTGGAAGACAGTGTACAAAAATCCGGCACCATTCCCAGAATTCAGCGGCTGTGTTTACCTCAAAGGAAACATCTACTGTGTCGGAGGGTGCCACGCTGATCACTACTTGAGCAGCGTCATAAGGTTCAATCTCGCCACCCAAACTTGGAAAGAAGTGGGGACGATGCACAAAGCTCGATGCTACGTCAGTGTAGTGGTGCTCAATGACCAGATCTATGCAATGGGAGGCTGCAACAAGTATGATACCTTCAAAACTGCAGAACGGTTTAACCCTGACACCAATCAGTGGACCCTGATCGCACCGATGCATGAACACAGAGCTGATGCTGGGTCTGCAACACTTCACGGGAAG GTGTACATATGCGGTGGATTCTTAATGGATGATGCATTATCTTCTTGTGAGTGCTACAACCCTAACACCAATCAGTGGACGCTTATCACACACATGGAAACCGCTCGAACAGCAGCAGGTGTCATTGCCTACAAAGACCAGCTCTATGTG CTTGGTGGGTACGACGGTAGAAGGCATGTATCAGAGGTTGCTGCTTATGACCCCTTGACCAAATGTTGGTGCATGCTGGACCCCATGATTCACCCCCGTAGCAACTTTGGGACTGTGGTGTTGGAGGACCAGATTTATGTAGTGGGAGGTTTCACAGACGATAATGACCAGTTGTGCTCTAAAGTGGAGCGCTATGACGGAAACACTAAGACATGGCAAGCTGTCCGGGACCTGGATTCTCCTCGTGGTGCTGTCAACTGCTGCGTCGTGGAGAGAATCCCTTATGCTGCTGCCTTTGTATCCTAA
- the plekha3 gene encoding pleckstrin homology domain-containing family A member 3 — protein sequence MFGEVMEGILYKWTNYMTGWQPRWFVLEDGVISYYDSEDDVAKGSKGSIKMSVCDIKVHPTDSTRLELIIPGEQHFYVRAVNAAERQKWLVALGSSKAGTLESHKHRGSDCLKTKMSELRLYCDLLVQQVQTIQSQHSADAEAPPTSEASLLSATCETFIRTLEECMSLANQSLTPDLRPPERMKRSISHPGTYSFDRSGVLKEYVSGGQRSAPRRHRTSSDSSVYEAERLLPALNGDSSSIPEERGGSVSPKTTPTDTDTDLSI from the exons ATGTTTGGAGAAGTCATGGAGGGCATTTTATACAAGTGGACTAATTACATGACAG GCTGGCAGCCGCGCTGGTTCGTCCTGGAAGATGGCGTAATCTCGTACTACGACAGCGAGGATGACGTCGCGAAAGGCAGCAAGGGATCCATCAAGATGTCCGTGTGTGACATTAAAG TCCATCCCACAGACTCGACTCGCCTGGAGCTGATCATTCCCGGTGAGCAGCATTTCTACGTGCGAGCCGTTAACGCCGCAGAGAGGCAGAAGTGGCTGGTGGCGTTGGGATCCTCCAAAGCTGGAACTCTGGAAAGCCACAAACACAGAG GTTCAGACTGTCTGAAAACCAAAATGTCTGAACTTCGTCTGTACTGCGACCTCCTTGTCCAGCAAGTCCAGACGATCCAATCACAGCACAGTGCAGATGCAGAAGCCCCGCCCACttcagag GCCTCGTTGCTCAGTGCCACCTGTGAGACGTTCATCAGGACTTTGGAGGAGTGTATGAGCCTAGCCAACCAGAGTTTGACTCCTGACCTCCGACCTCCTGAAAGG ATGAAGCGCTCCATCAGCCACCCTGGTACATACAGCTTTGACAG GTCGGGTGTACTAAAGGAATATGTGagtggaggtcagaggtcagctccACGCAGACATCGGACGTCCTCCGACAGCTCCGTCTACGAGGCTGAAC gtTTGCTGCCGGCTCTGAACGGCGACTCATCCTCCATCCCGGAGGAGAGGGGAGGCAGCGTGAGCCCGAAGACCACGCCCACAGACACAGACACCGACCTGTCCATATGA
- the LOC122842628 gene encoding protein phosphatase 1 regulatory subunit 1B-like isoform X1, which translates to MDPIGRERPLPRSFYPPSFTLSLSLPVFLSTSQSVVMEPSSPKKIQFAVPPLQGQIDPQAAEHIRRRRPTPATLQIYRQPGTDVGDQQNTSGEPQASDAAQRKQSTYAPPSMKDLGLGVEQHLLGEGLSETDSQLSPITAQLYATGSMWANHNQPEEANGNEACLLLTNQERGVAESNSSGGKLERTVPEEEEGAIRDD; encoded by the exons ATGGACCCCATCGGCAGAGAGAGGCCACTCCCTCGCTCCTTCTACCCTCCCTCCTtcacactttctctctctctgcccgtCTTTCTTTCTACCTCTCAGTCAGTAGTAATGGAGCCCAGCAGTCCAAAGAAGATCCAGTTTGCTGTGCCTCCCCTGCAGGGACAGATTGACCCACAGGCTGCTGAACAT ATCCGCCGCAGGAGACCGACCCCGGCCACCCTGCAGATCTACAGACAACCTGGGACAG ATGTTGGAGATCAACAAAACACCAGCGGGGAGCCACAG GCGTCAGACGCCGCTCAGAGGAAGCAGAGCACATACGCCCCCCCATCAATGAAAG ACCTTGGGCTGGGGGTGGAGCAACATCTCCTGGGGGAGGGGCTCAGTGAAACAGACAGCCAGCTGAGCCCAATCACAGCGCAACTGTATGCCACTGGTTCCATGTGGGCCAATCACAATCAGCCAGAGGAAGCCAATGGAAATGAGGCGTGTTTGCTGTTAACCAATCAGGAGAGAGGCGTGGCAGAGAGCAACAGCTCAGGCG
- the LOC122842628 gene encoding protein phosphatase 1 regulatory subunit 1B-like isoform X2 encodes MDPIGRERPLPRSFYPPSFTLSLSLPVFLSTSQSVVMEPSSPKKIQFAVPPLQGQIDPQAAEHIRRRRPTPATLQIYRQPGTDVGDQQNTSGEPQASDAAQRKQSTYAPPSMKDLGLGVEQHLLGEGLSETDSQLSPITAQLYATGSMWANHNQPEEANGNEACLLLTNQERGVAESNSSGDLSITKAKDAPSPDSISR; translated from the exons ATGGACCCCATCGGCAGAGAGAGGCCACTCCCTCGCTCCTTCTACCCTCCCTCCTtcacactttctctctctctgcccgtCTTTCTTTCTACCTCTCAGTCAGTAGTAATGGAGCCCAGCAGTCCAAAGAAGATCCAGTTTGCTGTGCCTCCCCTGCAGGGACAGATTGACCCACAGGCTGCTGAACAT ATCCGCCGCAGGAGACCGACCCCGGCCACCCTGCAGATCTACAGACAACCTGGGACAG ATGTTGGAGATCAACAAAACACCAGCGGGGAGCCACAG GCGTCAGACGCCGCTCAGAGGAAGCAGAGCACATACGCCCCCCCATCAATGAAAG ACCTTGGGCTGGGGGTGGAGCAACATCTCCTGGGGGAGGGGCTCAGTGAAACAGACAGCCAGCTGAGCCCAATCACAGCGCAACTGTATGCCACTGGTTCCATGTGGGCCAATCACAATCAGCCAGAGGAAGCCAATGGAAATGAGGCGTGTTTGCTGTTAACCAATCAGGAGAGAGGCGTGGCAGAGAGCAACAGCTCAGGCG